CGCTGTCGGGCGGTGAGCGGCGGCGCGTGGAAATCGCCCGCGCACTCGCCCTGCAGCCCGCCTTCTTGCTGCTCGACGAGCCGTTCACAGGGATTGACCCCAAGACTATCGAGGAGCTGCAGGAGATTATTCTCGGCTTGCGCCAGCGCAATATCGGCGTGCTGATTACCGACCACAATGTGAGCGCGACGCTGCGCATCACAGACCGCAGCTACATTCTGGCGGACGGCGTGATTGTGGCGCAGGGCGCGCCCGAAGAGGTTATCACGGACCCGCTGGCGCGCAAGTACTACTTTGGGG
The sequence above is drawn from the Chloroherpetonaceae bacterium genome and encodes:
- a CDS encoding ATP-binding cassette domain-containing protein, whose protein sequence is LSGGERRRVEIARALALQPAFLLLDEPFTGIDPKTIEELQEIILGLRQRNIGVLITDHNVSATLRITDRSYILADGVIVAQGAPEEVITDPLARKYYFGESFEL